ATATTGTTATTAGCTGTCGCAGCAGTCGGAAGTCATTACTCGGAGATCCAAGGTGCAGATGAGTATAATTCCGCGTTATCTAATCTCCTAGCCCGAGCTGTTGAGCTCCCTGTAAGTAGAGTCACAGATGACCACGCTGTTCGTGACGTGCTAGCTAACCCCCAAACCCAGGCATATGACAACATATTGAATGCCGAAGTGATAACTGTGCAGTGTGTCTTTCTATTACATGTTCTATGGCTATTTTCAGGCTCGCACAGAGATAAGATTGTTCTACAGCATAAGCGAAGCAGCCTGGCGACAATGTGCTGTGACCTCATTAGCAAAGCCGACAAACGCAGACACTCGAGTCGGGATAGGCTTAACGACGAAGTAGAATGGCAAAACTGGATTGCCAAGGAGAGTGTACTACGTCTGGTCACTTGTGCTCGTGTGTTGGAGTGTTTGAGCCATATCTTCCTAGGTACCCCGCTGGTATTCAACCTCCGGCAGGCGACAAGACAGTTGCCATGTACTGAAAAGCTATGGCGGTGTCAAAATGCTTCAGAGTGGAAGTCGCGACACGAAGACTGTACAGGTATCGTGAATATCACCGCGAGTGGTGCGATTACTGGGCTAATCATGTAAGCAGGACACCAACGTAAGCCAGATACCTTTGCGGCCAAGGTCATTCTTCTCGAGCTATACGTCGAAGACAGGAACTACTACCGCCAACTACGAACCTCGCAACTCCTACACTCTTCATTTGAATCGTACTTGAACTCTTCAGCAAGTCGTGATATTCAACAGCCGCCGAACCATTCACTTCCCAGACCAGATCTCAGTAGGAGCGAAAATGCTCTTCTAAACACAACCATCGATGGATTTACTCTGAAGAACATGCCCAACCTCGGGGATCTTACAGACACTGTTTTCCATGTGATTGCGATTCTCAATTTGATTCCGCTCGAGACTTTACATTCAGCTACGGGCTGGGAGACGAACaaagaggagatgaagaagtccaaAACGCATCTCAATGACTTTTTCAAAAATAACGATATCAAGGCGCGAAAGGGCTTATGGCATGCTGCCTgtatctttaaaataaccCGGAGCTCTCGTCGCCTTGCGTGCTATGATGCGCTCAGCCTCACGGTGGCGATGGGCTACATATACTGCTACAGTGAGACACGTACATCATTGGCACCAACTTCAGCCCGTCCGCTAATTACGCGTCTCGATCGATTGCAAGACAGAGAGGCTATTGAACGATGGATTGAGAATGGCAAGGACAGTGTCGTTCACTTGACTGGCGTTGGACTACTAGATGGCTCTGACCCCTGCGTTCGTTTCCTTCTAGATTTGGAGAGGACACTGGTGTCGCAGATTGCATGGCGTGGATTCTGTCGTGCTTTTGCTAGCAGTTTCGCCCAGTTGAGACGTGGCGAGACACCGACGAAGAGCTCGAGAGAGTACAATAATGATGAATGACCTTTTTCTCCGAACAGGATGAAGGAACATCATGCAACACGTAGCCTTATACCATTATAGTATTCACTCGGTATGAGGTTATCTAAACTTTCAACATAGAGTCAACTGAGATGCTCGGAGAacaacttaaataattatgaTACCGTGAAGAATACTTGCTACTCTTGCAACCACTAAGCCGTACAGCCAGGGCACTCAAAGCAAGAATTATCACTCCACGTTCCATCCCTCGAGTGATCAGGCCAATCTCTAAAGTCCGCTACCTTGAGCTCCCTAAACGAAAACATACACCTATCGTCCTTATACCCCGACCCAACACAGTAATCCAGCGCCATACAAATAGCAGCACACTTCTCAGGCGAGCTCTGATCAGGATACGTGTCAAGATCCCATTGATTATACGCCTCCCAGAAGCCTTGGTAGTCACAAAGCGCACCTGGTTTGCCAGACACAGCACGGCAGCTATCACCTTGTGAGTACGAGCAGTATCTCGCTGCGGGAAGAGTAGCGGTATCTGAGCAGGTTGGGCATGTCCAGCAGGAGTTATGACTCCAGACGGCGTGGTCTTGTGGCGCATCTTCGTGGATTTCCATGTCGGATTGCTGAATTTTCTTGGAGGTGAAGAGACAGCGATTTTCGGTCTGGAAATATGCTGATGATGCGCAGTTCTTCAGGGTTTGGCAGATAGCTGCGCATTGGTAGACAGTATCTTGGTAGGGATAGTCTGCACGAGGTTCTTTCCATGTTGTGCCGGTGAATAGGGCGCCATACATGCAGACAGTGTCGCTGTGGTCTGTGAAGCGGTCGAACTCGCATTCTTGACCGCGGTTGTAGAGGCAGGTATCAGCTGGGGATGTTGTAGTCGTTAGGCTGTCAGAGGTTTGGGTAGTAAAGGTTGTGGACTCGGGGGCGACAGTCGTATCAGTGTTAACAGGCATAGAAGAAGTCTCTGGAGCAGTTGTCTCTGCAGCTCCACTCTCACAAGAAGAGCATGTGAAGCAATCCATGCTATACCAATCAACATCAAtaccatcatccatcatatTGCGAACCTCGGAAGGAGTAACAACAttgtttgagaagaagcacttCCTAGGAGCGAACATGTAACCCGCTGATTTGCACCCAGGCAGTGTCTTGCAGATCTCGGCACAGTCTTCGGGACCATCGTACCAAGGTCGCGTTTCATCGTCGCCGTCTTGACTGGAGAGCTGGTATGTCAAGCCGTTGTACAGACCGTACACTCAACAGTTCCATGCGGGGTTGTTGTCGAAGCCGTTGCGCAGGCCGCATGTTGGCTTGCAGGCTGTTTCGGTGGGTTGAGCTGTACGTGTAGTGTCGGTGTTGGGAGGAGCGGTTGTGGTGGTCTCGGGCATGGTTCTCTCGGTAAATAGCTCGGAGGAGAAACTGGCAGAGGTTGTTTCGGGATCGATGGTTCGCTCGGTAAATGTTTCAGATGTCGAAACTGGGTTTGTAGTGGGCGCGCCAAAGTCGAGGACAAAGTTGCCAATGTTGGCGGGGGTGACTtggttggagatgaagattgagTCGACCAAGATAACAGAGATACCATTTCCAGAGCATGTCATGGAAATGGCAAACGTAGCAGAAGCAGACTCTGCGTCAACCTGCTCAAGAACATGTGTCCAAGATACGCTTGTTCCAACAGGTGAAAGAGACTGCGAGTAGAACTGCCTATTGCCCAGAGCCGCGGCGACAGTGCAATCCTGAGTACCACCAGAAACAACGGCGTAGTAGAATTGAACAGTATATGTATTCTGAAACCCAGTGCTCAGCGAATTGAGAGTCTGCCAAATACTAGCAAATGACCCCGTATCTCGCTTTCCAGCTGGGTTCCCAGAAGCAGTCAATGCAGCGCAACCGTCATCGCGACTGCCGTCAGCCTTGTAGCAACCTCCTTCGTGAAACTCTGCATTTCCTGTTGCGCCAAAATTTGTGAGGCCACTGGGCGGATTGTTGGCATTGCGAGCGGCGAAACTTCCTCCGTCGAtggcgttggtgatgatgatgtcgacttCTTGCGTTGTAGTTGTCGATTGGGGAATGGTCAAGCTGGGGACTTCGGATGTTTCGGAAATCTCGGTCGTAAGTGCAAGACTGGATGCAGATGTTGGACCACTGGGCTTACAAGGTCCAGCAGCGGCCAAGTTAGCCAGGGCCAAGCCCACGAGAGCAAGCTTAGACTGCATGTTGAAACGAGCTCTGTAAAAGCGACCACAAAATTGGTCAAGAAACGAGTGAATGAGAGCTTACCTCTTCAAAGGAAATGTGCGATGCTGGTTTATTATGTATGGGCCCTCGACTTGCCAAGGCTCAGCTTGCAGAAGCTATTGGCATTATCACGGCCGACATTTACTGTTTTCAGGGCCCATGATCAATATTCAGCTTAGCGAGCTGCCACTATTGACAACTATTGATCTTTATAGCGGGCCGTTTGGGCTGTACCTTGCAGAAATGAGTCTAGAACCCGAACGCTAACCCGACTCTACGATAGCGGGTGTTACAGTGCCAATCAGGGCTTACTATCATATCCACTACGGAATTACCGCCGTTAGAATCATCTGTCCTTCGGCGTGGAAGCAACTGAGAAAGCTGTACATTTGCAGCTACTTCTCAACCAAGCTAATACATTTCTCCTGTTCATCTTCAAGTTAACCATCTCTTGCTTTACTAGGAATTACCCTCCCTTGACACCTCCGCTCCCGGCGCCACGGACTCCAGCCTAGCCATCGCCTCGGTTAACATAGAGCCTCCATTAAGATCTTCCAGCCGAGCTTTCAGATCTGtcatcctctccctcctaCTCTGTTCAGCATCATATTCACCATTACTCTGCTCCTCCTGTGACCGTGAACCCTTGTGTCGGTCTATGTAATCCATTCTCCTAGAGGCTTTCGATAAATGCTCGCAAGACTTTTCCAGAAAGGATAATCGCAAGTCGACCTTCTCGAGATCTTCCTCAAATTCTTCCAGTGCGTATATGTACGTAAAGGCGTaaaccatctccatctcgaaAGTGAAGACTGTATCACCATTAACATGCAACGACTTTTCATAGCCCTTACAAAGCAACGGAATACACTTGGAAAACTTTCCAGCGAAGAGGTATACCTGACTTGCTAATCTGAAACTCCATGAAGGGTCATCTGAGGATATGTCTGAGAAGATACGCGACGCCGCATCAGACGAAACAATATCTGCTGCTTCGGTATTTCCTCGCTCGAAGAAGAAATTCCCCAGCATTATATATCCCTCAATGGCGTTCAGtaatccatcatcaagatggAGGCATGTGTCGATGTACTTGAGCTTCAGT
The window above is part of the Fusarium musae strain F31 chromosome 6, whole genome shotgun sequence genome. Proteins encoded here:
- a CDS encoding hypothetical protein (EggNog:ENOG41) encodes the protein MSQPHEDAVHATSIQAGQAYLSPENICSLYTQPCHQFPEPEAIGLQMAEAELFGHIHEIPQDAVEGLNNFYNTQRRDPTPVAIPKDILHAFVELYFEYFDCQFPFLHPSRMEDPDLPWILLLAVAAVGSHYSEIQGADEYNSALSNLLARAVELPHKRSSLATMCCDLISKADKRRHSSRDRLNDEVEWQNWIAKESVLRLVTCARHQRKPDTFAAKVILLELYVEDRNYYRQLRTSQLLHSSFESYLNSSASRDIQQPPNHSLPRPDLSRSENALLNTTIDGFTLKNMPNLGDLTDTVFHVIAILNLIPLETLHSATGWETNKEEMKKSKTHLNDFFKNNDIKARKGLWHAACIFKITRSSRRLACYDALSLTVAMGYIYCYSETRTSLAPTSARPLITRLDRLQDREAIERWIENGKDSVVHLTGVGLLDGSDPCVRFLLDLERTLVSQIAWRGFCRAFASSFAQLRRGETPTKSSREYNNDE